One Amycolatopsis sp. NBC_00355 genomic window carries:
- a CDS encoding aldo/keto reductase, which translates to MTTTTANVPTVELNNGVRIPQFGFGVFQIPADDTASAVRTALDAGYRHIDTAQMYRNEAGVGAAVAESGLAREDVFVTTKLANDAQGYDNAITALEGSLRRLGLEYVDLYLIHWPLPKTGKYVKTWQGFEDILRAGKARAIGVSNFRPEHLDRLAEETGTVPAVNQIELHPALQQAELREYHRAHGIATEAWSPLAQAEVLEDPVLTGLAEKHDRSAAQVVLRWHIQLGNIVFPKSSTPERIRQNIDVFGFELSEEDMAAIGGLDDGRRTGPDPDTFTG; encoded by the coding sequence ATGACCACCACGACAGCCAATGTCCCCACCGTGGAACTGAACAACGGCGTCCGGATCCCGCAGTTCGGGTTCGGGGTGTTCCAGATCCCGGCCGACGACACGGCGAGCGCCGTGCGGACGGCGCTGGACGCGGGCTACCGGCACATCGACACCGCGCAGATGTACCGGAACGAAGCGGGGGTCGGCGCGGCCGTCGCGGAGTCGGGCTTGGCGCGCGAAGACGTCTTCGTCACCACGAAGCTCGCCAACGACGCCCAGGGGTACGACAACGCGATCACCGCGCTGGAGGGGAGCCTGCGGCGGCTCGGGCTCGAGTACGTCGACCTGTACCTGATCCACTGGCCGCTGCCGAAGACCGGCAAGTACGTCAAGACGTGGCAGGGCTTCGAGGACATCCTGCGGGCCGGGAAGGCCCGCGCCATCGGCGTCTCGAACTTCCGGCCCGAGCACCTCGACCGGCTCGCCGAGGAGACCGGCACGGTCCCCGCGGTCAACCAGATCGAGCTGCACCCGGCGCTGCAGCAGGCGGAACTGCGCGAGTACCACCGCGCGCACGGCATCGCGACCGAAGCGTGGAGCCCGCTGGCCCAGGCCGAGGTGCTCGAGGACCCGGTGCTGACCGGGCTCGCCGAGAAGCACGACCGGAGCGCCGCGCAGGTCGTCCTCCGCTGGCACATCCAGCTCGGGAACATCGTGTTCCCGAAGTCGTCGACGCCGGAGCGCATCCGGCAGAACATCGACGTCTTCGGGTTCGAGCTCAGCGAAGAGGACATGGCGGCGATCGGCGGGCTCGACGACGGCCGCCGCACCGGGCCGGACCCCGACACCTTCACCGGGTGA
- a CDS encoding DUF2630 family protein — protein sequence MSGHEITDRIADLIDEEHRLRTGALHHGGLTADDRVRLKDLERQLDEALELLHRRQALSVFDDE from the coding sequence ATGTCCGGCCACGAGATCACCGACCGCATCGCCGACCTGATCGACGAAGAACACCGCCTGCGCACCGGCGCCCTCCACCACGGCGGGCTCACCGCGGACGACCGCGTCCGGCTGAAGGACCTCGAGCGCCAGCTGGACGAGGCCCTCGAGCTGCTGCACCGGCGCCAGGCCCTGTCCGTGTTCGACGACGAGTGA
- a CDS encoding NAD(P)/FAD-dependent oxidoreductase has translation MRVVIVGGGFAGYHAAKSLRKEAEDVEIVVLNPTDYFLYLPLLPEVAAGILDPRRVTVSIPETLPGVRLLLGKATAVDFDARAVTYTDPEDEEHRIGYDRLVLAAGSVNKLLPIPGVPEYAHGFRGVPEALYVRDHVTRQIELAASAEDPAERDARCTFVVVGAGYTGTEVAAQGPAFTDALAARHPELAGQKIRWLLLDVAERVLPELDKRLGKTADEVLRSRGVEVLMKTSVDHADEKGVTLTNGDSVPTRTLVWCVGVRPDPLVSDLGLETAKGRLVVTAQLNVPGRDDVFACGDAAAVPDLTRPGEYTAMTAQHAERQGKLAGRNVAASLGQGRTGTYRHHDLGFVVDLGAGAAAANPLHIPLSGRLAKAVTRGYHLMAMPGNRVRTVADWALEALTGRQTVQLGLVRSRSVPLDTDSPELPRR, from the coding sequence ATGCGTGTCGTGATCGTCGGCGGCGGGTTCGCCGGGTACCACGCGGCTAAGAGCCTGCGTAAGGAAGCCGAAGACGTCGAGATCGTCGTGCTCAACCCGACGGACTACTTCCTCTACCTGCCGTTGCTACCGGAGGTCGCGGCCGGGATCCTCGACCCGCGGCGGGTGACCGTCTCGATCCCGGAGACGCTGCCGGGCGTCCGGCTGCTGCTGGGCAAGGCCACCGCCGTCGACTTCGACGCCCGGGCCGTCACGTACACCGATCCCGAGGACGAAGAACACCGGATCGGGTACGACCGGCTGGTGCTGGCCGCGGGCAGTGTCAACAAGCTGCTGCCGATCCCGGGTGTGCCCGAGTACGCGCACGGCTTCCGCGGCGTGCCCGAGGCGCTGTACGTGCGGGACCACGTCACCCGGCAGATCGAGCTCGCCGCGTCGGCCGAGGACCCGGCCGAACGCGACGCGCGGTGCACGTTCGTGGTCGTCGGCGCGGGTTACACCGGCACCGAGGTGGCCGCGCAGGGCCCGGCCTTCACCGACGCGCTGGCCGCGCGGCACCCCGAGCTCGCCGGGCAGAAGATCCGCTGGCTGCTGCTGGACGTCGCCGAGCGCGTACTGCCCGAACTCGACAAGCGGCTCGGGAAGACGGCCGACGAGGTGCTGCGCTCGCGCGGGGTCGAGGTGCTGATGAAGACGTCGGTCGACCACGCGGACGAGAAGGGCGTCACCCTGACGAACGGCGACTCCGTGCCGACGCGGACGCTCGTGTGGTGCGTCGGCGTGCGGCCCGACCCGCTGGTGTCGGACCTCGGGCTGGAGACCGCGAAGGGCCGGCTCGTCGTCACCGCGCAGCTGAACGTGCCGGGCCGCGACGACGTGTTCGCCTGCGGTGACGCCGCCGCCGTGCCCGATCTCACCCGGCCGGGTGAGTACACCGCGATGACCGCCCAGCACGCCGAACGCCAGGGAAAACTGGCCGGGCGCAACGTGGCGGCGTCGCTCGGCCAGGGCCGGACCGGCACCTACCGCCACCACGACCTCGGTTTCGTCGTCGACCTCGGCGCCGGGGCCGCGGCGGCGAACCCGCTGCACATCCCGCTCTCCGGCCGTCTGGCGAAGGCCGTCACACGCGGCTACCACCTGATGGCGATGCCGGGCAACCGCGTGCGCACGGTCGCGGACTGGGCCCTGGAAGCGCTGACCGGCCGCCAGACCGTCCAGCTGGGACTGGTGCGGTCGCGATCGGTGCCGCTGGACACGGACTCCCCGGAGCTCCCCCGCCGCTGA
- a CDS encoding GAF and ANTAR domain-containing protein has product MSVEEDEWARERSWFGADGTRPAEAGPLARQFAELTRTLLDATPTVGGVLKLVVGAAVESIPDADLVSITLRDPDGRFHTPVETDPIALTLDELQYRHGEGPCVESACPDGPAIGWSQDVGRDPRWPSFGPGTAAHGFHSVLATALIPDARPPRLSGALNIYSRKPGAFDGAAIDAALLLATHASLALAHSEAVAAAELEATHLRQAVESRDVIGQAKGILMQRRGITADEAFDVLRKASQDLNVKLADLARTLATRHTELDLPVPEH; this is encoded by the coding sequence ATGAGCGTCGAGGAAGACGAATGGGCCAGAGAGCGCAGCTGGTTCGGCGCGGACGGCACGCGGCCGGCCGAAGCCGGTCCGCTGGCTCGGCAGTTCGCCGAGCTGACGCGGACGCTGCTCGACGCGACCCCGACGGTCGGCGGCGTGCTCAAGCTGGTCGTCGGCGCGGCGGTCGAGAGCATCCCCGACGCCGACCTGGTGAGCATCACCCTGCGCGATCCGGACGGCCGGTTCCACACCCCGGTCGAGACCGACCCGATCGCCTTGACGCTCGACGAGCTGCAGTACCGGCACGGTGAAGGCCCGTGCGTCGAGTCCGCCTGCCCGGACGGCCCGGCGATCGGCTGGTCGCAGGACGTCGGCCGGGACCCGCGGTGGCCGTCGTTCGGCCCGGGCACCGCCGCCCACGGCTTCCACTCGGTGCTGGCGACCGCCCTGATCCCCGACGCCCGGCCGCCCCGACTGTCCGGCGCGCTGAACATCTACTCCCGCAAGCCCGGCGCGTTCGACGGCGCCGCCATCGACGCCGCACTGCTGCTCGCGACCCACGCGTCGCTCGCGCTGGCCCACAGCGAGGCCGTCGCGGCGGCCGAGCTCGAAGCCACCCACCTGAGGCAAGCCGTCGAGAGCCGGGACGTCATCGGGCAGGCGAAGGGCATCCTGATGCAGCGCCGCGGCATCACGGCCGACGAGGCCTTCGACGTCCTGCGCAAGGCCTCACAGGACCTGAACGTCAAGCTGGCCGACCTGGCCCGAACCCTGGCCACCCGGCACACCGAGCTGGACCTGCCGGTCCCCGAACACTGA
- a CDS encoding CYTH and CHAD domain-containing protein yields MAAPSTVTERERKYEIVPGSGVPRLLGVAGVETQDDPVEQILDASYYDTGTYRLAKAGITLRRRVGGHDAGWHVKLPVSADERQEIQLPLGGDAHKVPGRLKRLVRAYTLGEKLVPIAHLRTDRFAHRLADAEGRTIAVLTDDHVTGEAGGESARLDEWRELELELDPGTDPGVLDEFDRALAEAGASASPWPSKLRRLIGDRVPAPRRARKKPAAADVVLTSLRAHFDQLRRADVGVRLDVEDSVHQMRVASRKLRSALRTFGSIVDDEATAPVAAELQWLGRELAPARDTEVTQERLGEQLAGLPSELVLGPLRQYLTRYFAREEERGRTRALEALTGKRYRNLLRALDAVLADPALTRTGRKPAKSGLRKPVRKAAKKLRRAEAAARGLTGVELETALHDVRKKAKRARYAADTVKPVYGKKLRAWRKNVKAVQQTLGTHQDTVVGREVLHHLAVDAHGEGQNTFTFGILHGQDAAKAADLRKDFTGEWRRLRKGDRPGWLG; encoded by the coding sequence ATGGCAGCGCCGTCGACGGTGACCGAGCGCGAACGCAAGTACGAGATCGTCCCGGGCAGCGGGGTGCCGAGGCTGCTCGGCGTCGCCGGTGTCGAGACGCAGGACGATCCCGTGGAGCAGATCCTCGACGCGTCGTACTACGACACCGGGACCTACCGGCTGGCCAAGGCCGGCATCACCCTGCGGCGCCGGGTCGGCGGGCACGACGCGGGGTGGCACGTCAAGCTGCCCGTCTCGGCCGACGAGCGCCAGGAGATCCAGCTGCCGCTCGGCGGGGACGCCCACAAGGTGCCCGGCCGGCTCAAGCGCCTGGTACGGGCCTACACGCTGGGGGAGAAGCTGGTGCCGATCGCGCACCTGCGGACCGACCGCTTCGCCCACCGCCTCGCCGACGCCGAAGGCCGGACGATCGCCGTGCTCACCGACGACCATGTGACCGGTGAGGCCGGCGGCGAGTCCGCGCGGCTCGACGAGTGGCGCGAGCTGGAACTGGAGCTCGATCCCGGCACCGACCCAGGCGTGCTGGACGAGTTCGACCGGGCGCTGGCCGAGGCCGGCGCGTCCGCGTCACCGTGGCCGTCGAAGCTGCGGCGCCTGATCGGCGACCGCGTGCCCGCGCCGCGCCGCGCCCGCAAGAAGCCCGCCGCCGCGGACGTCGTCCTGACGTCCCTGCGCGCGCACTTCGACCAGCTGCGCCGCGCGGACGTCGGCGTCCGGCTGGACGTCGAGGACTCGGTGCACCAGATGCGCGTCGCGAGCCGGAAGCTGCGCAGCGCGCTGCGCACGTTCGGGTCCATTGTGGACGACGAGGCGACGGCGCCGGTCGCGGCCGAGCTGCAGTGGCTCGGCCGGGAGCTGGCCCCGGCTCGCGACACCGAGGTCACGCAGGAGCGGCTCGGCGAGCAGCTGGCCGGCCTGCCGTCGGAGCTGGTGCTCGGGCCGCTGCGCCAGTACCTGACGCGCTACTTCGCGCGGGAGGAGGAGCGGGGGCGGACCCGGGCGCTGGAGGCCCTGACCGGCAAGCGCTACCGGAACCTGCTCCGCGCGCTCGACGCCGTGCTGGCGGACCCGGCGCTGACCCGCACCGGGCGCAAGCCGGCGAAGTCCGGGCTGCGCAAGCCGGTCCGCAAGGCCGCGAAGAAACTGCGCCGCGCCGAGGCGGCGGCCCGCGGGCTCACCGGCGTCGAGCTCGAGACGGCTTTGCACGACGTCCGCAAGAAGGCCAAGCGGGCCCGCTACGCCGCCGACACCGTGAAGCCGGTGTACGGGAAGAAGCTGCGCGCGTGGCGCAAGAACGTCAAGGCCGTCCAGCAGACGCTCGGCACGCACCAGGACACCGTGGTCGGCCGGGAGGTCCTGCACCACCTCGCCGTCGACGCGCACGGCGAAGGGCAGAACACGTTCACGTTCGGGATCCTGCACGGCCAGGACGCCGCGAAGGCGGCGGACCTGCGCAAGGACTTCACGGGGGAGTGGCGGCGGCTCCGGAAGGGCGACCGCCCCGGCTGGCTCGGCTAG
- a CDS encoding hemerythrin domain-containing protein, giving the protein MNRSQPATDLTTVLAGDHRELERLCTELELGQGSPENRKDLADHLIGALVRHAVAEEPYLDPGEDLSEADGLMRQLEGAGPQETRFERLLGGLIRVVRRHVRDEGPAAIARIRRDWSPERRGELGQDVVGAREAAATLPHPGLSDRMPQADQLRPGPGFVDRVRSALDPASGGAASAG; this is encoded by the coding sequence ATGAACCGCAGCCAGCCCGCAACCGACCTCACCACCGTTCTCGCCGGCGACCACCGGGAGCTGGAGCGGCTGTGCACCGAGCTGGAGCTCGGCCAGGGCAGCCCGGAGAACCGCAAGGACCTCGCCGATCACCTCATCGGCGCGCTCGTCCGCCACGCCGTCGCGGAAGAGCCCTACCTCGACCCGGGCGAAGACCTCAGCGAGGCGGACGGGCTGATGCGCCAGCTGGAGGGCGCCGGGCCGCAGGAGACGCGGTTCGAGCGGCTGCTGGGCGGGCTGATCCGGGTCGTCCGGCGGCACGTGCGCGACGAGGGTCCCGCCGCGATCGCGCGGATCCGGCGCGACTGGTCCCCGGAGCGTCGCGGCGAGCTCGGCCAGGACGTCGTCGGGGCCCGCGAGGCCGCGGCGACCCTGCCGCACCCGGGGCTGTCGGACCGGATGCCCCAGGCCGACCAGCTCCGGCCGGGTCCCGGGTTCGTCGACCGGGTCCGCAGCGCCCTCGATCCGGCGTCCGGCGGAGCCGCCTCGGCCGGTTGA
- a CDS encoding serine hydrolase domain-containing protein — MIDWTEPGDPALEPAAELVRARGARASLCVLRDGQVLLDRSFGGPPDALFWIFSASKPFVALLVHQLAARGELSLDAPVARYWPEFARGGKGAITVRHVLRHRSGFASARGFAGDALIMADRARTLRAIERITPRWAPGEVAAYQPIVYGHLLGEVLRRVTGDDVDVLLRKEFLGPLGLTDTHLGLPDALWPRHVPLRGQDFGARLTARLINRRALRRAVIPAAGISTTARDLATFYQALLDGEVVDPAAVREARQPSGDAVVDRTIGTRIRWAQGFQLGGAGRPMGTLSGRETFGHNGSNCCVAWADPGRRLVFAYLTDRVVSGHRAAAHLGEVADAVLTACP; from the coding sequence GTGATCGACTGGACCGAACCGGGTGACCCGGCACTGGAACCGGCCGCCGAACTGGTGCGCGCTCGCGGTGCCCGGGCGAGCCTGTGCGTGCTGCGTGACGGGCAGGTGCTGCTCGACCGGAGCTTCGGCGGCCCGCCGGACGCGCTGTTCTGGATCTTCTCCGCGAGCAAGCCGTTCGTGGCGCTGCTGGTGCACCAGCTCGCGGCGCGCGGGGAACTGTCGCTCGACGCGCCGGTCGCCCGGTACTGGCCGGAGTTCGCGCGCGGCGGCAAGGGCGCGATCACCGTCCGGCACGTGCTGCGGCACCGCTCCGGCTTCGCGAGCGCACGCGGCTTCGCCGGGGACGCGCTCATCATGGCGGACCGGGCCCGCACGCTGCGGGCGATCGAGCGGATCACCCCGCGGTGGGCGCCCGGCGAGGTCGCCGCGTATCAGCCGATCGTGTACGGCCATCTCCTCGGCGAGGTGCTCCGCCGGGTGACCGGGGACGACGTCGACGTGCTGCTGCGCAAGGAATTCCTCGGCCCGCTGGGGCTCACCGACACCCACCTCGGCCTGCCGGACGCGCTGTGGCCGCGGCACGTACCCCTGCGCGGGCAGGACTTCGGCGCGCGGCTGACCGCGCGGCTGATCAACCGGCGCGCCCTCCGCCGGGCGGTGATCCCCGCGGCGGGCATCTCGACGACGGCCCGCGACCTGGCGACGTTCTACCAGGCCCTGCTCGACGGCGAGGTCGTCGACCCGGCGGCCGTCCGGGAAGCGCGGCAGCCGTCCGGGGACGCCGTCGTCGACCGCACGATCGGCACCCGGATCCGCTGGGCGCAGGGCTTCCAGCTCGGCGGCGCCGGCCGTCCGATGGGGACGCTCAGCGGCCGGGAAACGTTCGGGCACAACGGGAGCAACTGCTGCGTCGCCTGGGCCGACCCCGGCCGCCGCCTGGTGTTCGCCTACCTCACCGACCGCGTCGTCTCCGGCCACCGCGCGGCCGCCCACCTCGGCGAGGTCGCGGACGCGGTGTTGACCGCCTGCCCGTGA
- a CDS encoding phage holin family protein, which yields MIEEAQQKPAADRSVGELVSDLSDEVKRLVRDEIRLAVLELQHKGKKMGFGAGLFGAAGLFALFGVGALVATAVLALALVVPGWLAALIVAVVLFLIAGVAALVGKKEVTQAVPPVPEEAITGVREDVDTVKQGVRS from the coding sequence GTGATCGAAGAGGCACAACAGAAGCCCGCGGCCGACCGTTCGGTCGGCGAGCTGGTGTCGGACCTGTCCGACGAGGTCAAGCGCCTCGTCCGGGACGAAATCCGGCTCGCGGTCCTCGAACTGCAGCACAAGGGCAAGAAAATGGGCTTCGGCGCCGGGTTGTTCGGGGCGGCCGGGCTGTTCGCGCTGTTCGGCGTCGGGGCGCTCGTCGCGACCGCCGTTCTCGCGCTGGCGCTCGTCGTCCCCGGCTGGCTGGCGGCGCTGATCGTCGCGGTGGTCCTGTTCCTGATCGCCGGGGTCGCCGCCCTGGTCGGTAAGAAGGAAGTCACCCAGGCGGTACCGCCGGTGCCGGAGGAAGCCATCACCGGTGTCCGCGAAGACGTGGACACCGTGAAGCAGGGAGTGCGCTCATGA
- a CDS encoding LysR family transcriptional regulator, whose amino-acid sequence MDLRRWHYFAVLVEEMHFTKAAARLFVSQPSLSQQIRAFEAELGVALLDRSGPRFALTEAGRVAGREARELLDRLDRARGVITAAGRGDSGRLRIAYTRSAPGPLAGDLVAAYRARHPGVELALETGWTSLNLTRLAAGEIDLGFVRPPVTHPGVEVAAVGSEEVLIALPSAHDLARRRGRLRRAWIAGEPVVFWPRENGPGQYDAISAQVWPAGVPRIVREEPEDEQLMRAVAEGAGIAAVPEHRARALRRKGVVLRRLEEPVPRIDLGLAWRADTLSPVVRAFVDLAAGKP is encoded by the coding sequence GTGGACCTGCGCCGCTGGCACTACTTCGCCGTGCTCGTCGAGGAGATGCACTTCACCAAGGCGGCCGCTCGGCTGTTCGTGTCGCAGCCGTCGCTGAGCCAGCAGATCCGCGCCTTCGAGGCGGAGCTGGGCGTCGCGCTGCTGGACCGGTCGGGCCCGCGGTTCGCGTTGACCGAGGCGGGCCGGGTCGCGGGAAGGGAGGCCCGGGAGCTGCTGGACCGGCTGGACCGGGCGCGCGGCGTGATCACGGCGGCCGGGCGCGGCGACTCGGGACGGCTCCGGATCGCGTACACCCGCTCGGCGCCCGGCCCGCTGGCCGGTGACCTGGTCGCGGCCTACCGCGCTCGCCACCCGGGCGTCGAGCTCGCCCTGGAGACGGGGTGGACGAGCCTCAACCTGACCCGCCTGGCCGCGGGCGAGATCGACCTCGGTTTCGTCCGCCCGCCCGTGACCCACCCCGGCGTCGAGGTGGCCGCGGTCGGGTCGGAGGAGGTGCTGATCGCGCTGCCGTCCGCCCACGACCTCGCCCGCCGCCGCGGCCGCCTGCGACGCGCCTGGATCGCGGGCGAGCCGGTGGTCTTCTGGCCGCGCGAGAACGGCCCGGGCCAGTACGACGCGATCAGCGCCCAGGTCTGGCCGGCCGGTGTGCCGCGGATCGTGCGCGAAGAACCGGAGGACGAGCAGCTGATGCGCGCGGTCGCCGAGGGCGCGGGCATCGCGGCGGTGCCGGAACACCGGGCTCGCGCGTTGCGCCGCAAGGGCGTGGTGCTGCGCCGGCTGGAGGAGCCGGTGCCGCGCATCGACCTGGGGCTGGCCTGGCGCGCGGACACGCTGTCCCCGGTGGTGCGGGCGTTCGTGGACCTCGCGGCCGGAAAGCCGTGA
- a CDS encoding DUF4235 domain-containing protein, giving the protein MNKIVYKPLSWGVGALGGVLAGQVFKQIWKRAAGEEDAPDAIDRDYTWTQVIIAAAVQGAIFGAVKAATERAGAVGYRKATGDWPDD; this is encoded by the coding sequence GTGAACAAGATCGTCTACAAGCCGTTGAGCTGGGGTGTCGGCGCCCTCGGCGGCGTCCTCGCGGGCCAGGTCTTCAAGCAGATATGGAAGCGCGCGGCGGGCGAAGAAGACGCCCCGGACGCGATCGACCGCGACTACACCTGGACCCAGGTGATCATCGCGGCCGCCGTCCAGGGCGCCATCTTCGGGGCCGTCAAGGCCGCCACCGAACGAGCCGGCGCGGTCGGTTACCGCAAGGCCACCGGCGACTGGCCGGACGACTGA
- a CDS encoding diaminopimelate decarboxylase: protein MTTTSASPARTDRRLLALTAAADRRLVDPMAGFVDLAGLRAAVEELTGAFAPLGHVQHTVAAKACGLAPLLRFLGDLGIDAEVASPGETAVAEAAGLRGPRLVLDSPAKTVSELAHALAEGTAINADNFQELARLDRLVGSAPPRSVLGLRINPQVGAGRIGDTSTATAASKFGIPLRDHGYRALLLEAFAHRPWLSRLHVHVGSQGCPPGLMADGVAAVHALAEEINAEAGYRQVTSIDLGGGLPVNFDSDEPGPTYSDYVETLLARVPALGDGRYTYVTEFGRSLLAKNGFLVSAVEYTKVAGGRHIAVTHAGAQVAARTVLQPEHWPLRLSAYDAAGVPKTGPDVPQDVAGPLCFAGDLLARERPLPLLEPGDLVVAHDTGAYYFGAHYAYNTLPRPAVHGFDIGVDGAVRFTPIRRAQSLEELVADAGGEYVGALPIG, encoded by the coding sequence ATGACCACGACCAGTGCCTCCCCGGCCCGCACCGACCGCCGGCTGCTCGCCCTCACCGCCGCGGCGGACCGGCGGCTCGTCGACCCGATGGCCGGGTTCGTCGACCTCGCCGGCCTCCGCGCGGCCGTCGAGGAGCTGACCGGCGCCTTCGCCCCGCTCGGGCACGTCCAGCACACCGTCGCCGCGAAGGCGTGCGGCCTCGCGCCGCTGCTGCGGTTCCTCGGCGACCTCGGGATCGACGCCGAAGTCGCCAGCCCGGGAGAGACGGCGGTCGCCGAGGCGGCCGGGCTCCGCGGGCCGCGGCTCGTGCTCGACTCCCCCGCGAAGACCGTGAGCGAACTCGCCCACGCCCTGGCCGAGGGCACCGCGATCAACGCCGACAACTTCCAGGAGCTGGCCCGGCTCGACCGGCTCGTCGGCTCGGCGCCGCCGCGCTCGGTGCTCGGGCTGCGGATCAACCCGCAGGTCGGGGCCGGCCGGATCGGCGACACGAGCACCGCGACGGCGGCGTCGAAGTTCGGCATCCCGTTGCGGGACCACGGGTATCGCGCGCTGCTGCTGGAGGCGTTCGCGCACCGGCCGTGGCTGAGCCGGCTGCACGTCCACGTCGGCTCGCAGGGCTGCCCGCCCGGGCTGATGGCCGACGGCGTCGCCGCCGTGCACGCGCTCGCCGAGGAGATCAACGCCGAGGCCGGGTACCGGCAGGTCACCAGCATCGACCTCGGCGGCGGCCTGCCGGTGAACTTCGACTCCGACGAGCCGGGACCGACCTACTCCGACTACGTCGAGACGCTGCTCGCGCGGGTCCCGGCGCTCGGCGACGGGCGCTACACCTACGTCACCGAGTTCGGCCGGTCGCTGCTGGCGAAGAACGGGTTCCTCGTCAGCGCGGTCGAGTACACGAAGGTCGCGGGCGGGCGGCACATCGCGGTCACGCACGCCGGTGCCCAGGTGGCCGCGCGGACGGTGCTCCAGCCGGAGCACTGGCCGCTGCGGCTCAGCGCGTACGACGCCGCGGGCGTGCCGAAAACCGGCCCCGACGTGCCGCAGGACGTCGCCGGGCCGCTGTGCTTCGCCGGTGACCTGCTCGCCCGGGAACGCCCGCTGCCGCTGCTGGAGCCCGGCGACCTCGTCGTCGCGCACGACACCGGCGCGTACTACTTCGGCGCGCACTACGCGTACAACACGCTGCCGCGCCCGGCCGTGCACGGCTTCGACATCGGTGTGGACGGTGCCGTGCGGTTCACGCCGATCCGCCGGGCGCAGTCCCTCGAAGAGCTGGTCGCCGACGCCGGCGGCGAATACGTCGGAGCGCTCCCGATCGGATGA
- a CDS encoding STAS domain-containing protein codes for MYPLFRTIDEPCGLTVTTTERPGGVRVLTLVGDVDAATVGTLDEALAAGGRLVADLSRVGFLSCAGVRSLLEADDRAELAVVAGGHAVTRSLEATGADLLLKIHLRPGDALTAVTPLAAEAGPDA; via the coding sequence ATGTACCCCTTGTTCCGCACGATCGACGAACCCTGCGGGTTGACCGTCACGACCACCGAGCGTCCTGGCGGAGTCCGCGTCCTCACCCTGGTGGGAGACGTCGACGCCGCCACCGTCGGCACCCTCGACGAAGCCCTCGCCGCCGGCGGCCGGCTGGTGGCCGACCTGTCGCGGGTCGGTTTCCTGAGCTGCGCCGGCGTCCGGTCCCTGCTCGAAGCGGACGACCGCGCCGAACTGGCCGTCGTCGCCGGCGGGCACGCCGTCACCCGGTCGCTCGAAGCGACCGGCGCCGACCTCCTGCTGAAGATCCACCTTCGCCCGGGTGACGCGCTGACGGCCGTGACCCCGCTCGCCGCGGAGGCCGGCCCGGACGCGTGA
- a CDS encoding DUF3618 domain-containing protein, with protein MSGDTPKNAEEARLDRDVTREELAETLDALGQKLDVKTRVKDNVDEKLDQATLKVADIANEPTAVKFRQGADAVRSNPVPVFAGVLGLVILIRLLLRRRNS; from the coding sequence ATGAGTGGGGACACCCCGAAGAACGCCGAAGAGGCGCGGCTCGACCGGGACGTCACCCGGGAAGAGCTCGCCGAGACCCTCGACGCGCTCGGGCAGAAGCTCGACGTGAAGACCCGGGTCAAGGACAACGTCGACGAAAAGCTCGACCAGGCCACGCTGAAGGTCGCCGACATCGCGAACGAGCCGACCGCGGTGAAGTTCCGCCAAGGCGCCGACGCCGTCCGGAGCAACCCGGTACCGGTCTTCGCGGGCGTGCTCGGCCTGGTCATCCTGATCCGGCTGCTCCTGCGACGGAGGAACTCGTGA